A single region of the Populus nigra chromosome 2, ddPopNigr1.1, whole genome shotgun sequence genome encodes:
- the LOC133681795 gene encoding receptor-like protein 44 — translation MGFWLVLLFTLLTCTNLSKSDPSDEACLTHLSQSLKDPANLLQNWTRSNFASPCSGFTSYLPGATCNNGRIYKLSLTSLSLQGSLSPYLANCTNLQSLDLSSNQITGPIPADLQSLVNLAVLNLSSNRLEGEIPPQLAMCAYLNVIDLHDNFLSGQIPQQLGLLVRLSAFDVSNNKLSGPIPASLGNRSGNLPRFNATSFEGNKDLYGYPLPPMKAKGLSVLAIVGIGLGSGFASLVLSFTGVCIWLKVTEQKMALEEGKISSLMPDY, via the coding sequence ATGGGATTTTGGTTAGTGCTCTTGTTCACTTTGTTAACCTGCACAAATCTCTCAAAATCAGATCCAAGTGATGAAGCGTGTTTAACCCATTTAAGCCAATCCTTAAAGGACCCAGCAAACTTACTTCAAAACTGGACAAGATCAAATTTTGCAAGCCCATGTTCTGGTTTCACTTCTTATCTCCCTGGTGCTACTTGCAACAATGGTCGCATCTACAAGCTTTCTCTGACTAGTCTTTCTCTTCAAGGGTCTCTCTCTCCTTATCTTGCAAACTGTACCAATCTTCAGTCACTAGACCTCTCCTCCAATCAAATTACAGGTCCTATCCCCGCGGATTTGCAATCGTTGGTCAATCTTGCTGTACTCAATCTCTCGTCCAATAGACTGGAAGGGGAGATCCCACCACAGCTTGCAATGTGTGcttatttaaatgttattgaTTTGCATGATAATTTCCTCTCTGGTCAAATCCCGCAACAGCTTGGTCTTCTAGTAAGGCTCTCAGCTTTTGATGTGAGCAATAACAAGCTATCAGGGCCAATACCTGCTTCATTAGGGAATAGGAGTGGTAATTTACCAAGATTCAATGCCACTTCTTTTGAGGGAAATAAGGATCTTTATGGCTACCCCTTGCCTCCAATGAAGGCTAAAGGTTTGTCCGTTTTGGCCATTGTTGGGATCGGTTTAGGAAGTGGGTTTGCAAGTTTGGTGCTCAGTTTTACTGGGGTTTGCATCTGGTTGAAGGTTACTGAACAGAAGATGGCCCTTGAAGAAGGCAAGATTAGCAGCCTCATGCCTGATTATTGA
- the LOC133681888 gene encoding AP2-like ethylene-responsive transcription factor ANT isoform X1, giving the protein MKSMNNDDDNNNHNANWLGFSLSPQMKMEVPSGAGHHHQTQPPSAAIPTAIPTGFFHSQLPQLNYGIYYGVDDQGEHGGFYSPLPVLPLKSDGSLCMMDALTRTQPQATMVTTSTPKLEDFFGGATMGTHHYESNDREAMALSLDSSPSMYYHQDPDHEPNNQNCLNHLQQNPRQQQHQHIQVQHYPCYSNFRNNEMLVGEDAKQMAQASDCSLKLPNMGDDGITGMKNWVSRNYQGNHAMEQKMLRCMVENGGESGPNISAMAYGDLQCLSLSMSPGSQSSCVTGSLQVSPSVNDCAAMETKKRGPGKVDQKQIVHRKSIDTFGQRTSQYRGVTRHRWTGRYEAHLWDNSCKKEGQSRKGRQVYLGGYDMEEKAARAYDLAALKYWGPSTHINFPLENYQNEIEEMKNMTRQEYVAHLRRKSSGFSRGASMYRGVTRHHQHGRWQARIGRVAGNKDLYLGTFSTQEEAAEAYDVAAIKFRGVNAVTNFVITRYDVERIMASSTLLAGELARRNKDIGPCDDASTNHSIPSTHNSNGESLPSQNSENESDWKMVLYQSSQQQLDHKASNVMDNYKTQAFLLSPENVIGIDCMSSVHQHEFEDSSKMGAHMSNASSLVTSLSSSREGSPDRASLPMLFGMPPSAASKLFTSPNGDVNSWIPSAAAAQLRPAVSSLPHAPVFAAWTDA; this is encoded by the exons atgaAGTCCATgaacaatgatgatgataacaataaCCATAATGCAAATTGGTTAGGCTTCTCTTTGTCCCCTCAAATGAAAATGGAGGTTCCATCAGGTGCTGGTCACCATCACCAAACACAGCCTCCCTCTGCAGCTATTCCTACTGCAATCCCAACAGGTTTTTTCCACTCCCAATTACCACAACTCAACTATGGCATTTACTATGGCGTTGATGATCAGGGTGAACATGGAGGGTTCTACTCTCCTTTGCCTGTTCTGCCACTCAAGTCTGATGGCTCACTTTGTATGATGGACGCTCTCACAAGGACACAGCCTCAAG cAACAATGGTAACTACTTCAACACCAAAACTAGAGGACTTCTTTGGTGGTGCAACTATGGGGACCCATCACTATGAAAGCAATGATAGAGAAGCTATGGCTCTTAGCTTAGACAGTAGTCCTAGTATGTATTATCACCAAGACCCAGATCATGAGCCCAATAACCAAAATTGTCTAAACCATCTTCAACAAAACCCCAGACAGCAGCAGCATCAACACATCCAGGTTCAGCACTACCCATGTTACTCTAACTTTAGGAACAACGAGATGTTAGTAGGAGAGGATGCTAAACAAATGGCTCAGGCGTCAGATTGCAGCCTTAAGCTTCCAAACATGGGAGATGATGGGATAACTGGCATGAAGAATTGGGTTTCGAGAAACTATCAAGGTAACCATGCCATGGAGCAGAAGATGCTTAGATGCATGGTAGAAAATGGAGGTGAATCTGGGCCAAATATTAGCGCAATGGCATATGGGGATTTGCAGTGTTTGAGCTTGTCAATGAGCCCTGGCTCCCAGTCAAGCTGTGTTACTGGTTCTCTGCAAGTCTCACCTTCTGTGAATGACTGTGCAGCCATGGAAACCAAGAAAAGAGGACCTGGAAAGGTGGATCAGAAGCAAATTGTTCATAGGAAGTCCATTGATACATTTGGGCAAAGAACTTCTCAATATAGAGGTGTTACAAG GCATAGATGGACTGGGAGATATGAAGCTCATTTATGGGACAACAGTTGCAAGAAAGAAGGTCAAAGCAGGAAAGGAAGACAAG TTTATCTGG gGGGTTATGATATGGAAGAAAAAGCTGCAAGAGCTTATGATCTAGCTGCACTCAAGTATTGGGGACCCTCTACTCATATCAATTTTCCT ctggaaaattatcaaaatgaaattgaagaaatgaagAACATGACTAGGCAGGAGTATGTTGCTCATTTGAGAAG GAAGAGCAGTGGATTCTCTAGGGGAGCTTCAATGTACAGAGGAGTTACAAG ACACCATCAACATGGAAGATGGCAAGCTCGGATTGGAAGGGTTGCCGGAAATAAGGACCTTTATCTAGGAACATTCA GCACCCAAGAGGAAGCAGCTGAAGCCTATGATGTTGCTGCTATAAAATTTCGTGGAGTTAATGCTGTGACCAACTTTGTCATAACAAGATATGATGTGGAACGAATCATGGCTAGCAGTACACTTCTAGCTGGGGAACTAGCCAGGCGAAACAAGGACATAGGACCTTGTGATGATGCTTCTACGAATCACAGTATTCCTTCTACTCATAACAGCAATGGGGAATCCCTGCCCTCACAGAACAGTGAAAACGAGTCAGACTGGAAAATGGTTCTCTATCAATCATCACAACAGCAACTGGATCACAAAGCCTCAAATGTTATGGATAATTACAAAACTCAGGCTTTCTTATTGTCCCCTGAAAATGTAATTGGAATTGATTGCATGAGCTCAGTTCACCAGCACGAGTTCGAAGACTCATCCAAGATGGGAGCTCACATGTCAAATGCTTCTTCATTGGTGACCAGTTTAAGTAGCTCTAGAGAAGGAAGCCCTGATAGAGCAAGCCTGCCAATGCTCTTCGGAATGCCGCCCTCAGCAGCATCCAAGTTGTTCACGAGTCCAAATGGTGATGTCAACTCTTGGATcccatcagcagcagcagcccaATTGAGGCCTGCAGTATCATCCTTGCCTCACGCCCCAGTATTTGCTGCTTGGACAGATGCGTAG
- the LOC133682148 gene encoding pentatricopeptide repeat-containing protein At3g49710 yields MTQFSWTLQSFRQILKSCIANKDLLTGKSLHTIYLKSLVPSSTYLSNHFILLYSKCNLLTTAHHAFNQTHEPNVFSFNALIAAYAKESLIHVAHHLFDQIPQPDLVSFNTLINSYADRGDTLSALSLFREMREMGLVMDGFTFSGVITACCNHVGLIRQLHSLAFSSGFDSYVSVKNSLLTYYSKNGILEEAEMVFNGMGEEVRDEVSWNSMIVAYGQHKRGLNALALYRDMVHRGFEIDMFTLASVLTTFSCVEDLSGGLQFHAQSIKTGFNKNRHVGSGLIDMYAKCGAGMSESRKVFEEICGPDLVVWNTMISGYAQNKELSVEALECFRQMQRAGYWPDDCSFVCVISACSNLSSPSQGKQFHALALKSEIPSNQISVNNALVAMYSKCGNLQDARKLFHRMPEHNTVTLNSIIAGYAQHGIGTESLNLFEQMLAAGIAPTSITLVSILSACAHTGRVEEGEKYFNMMKDIFGIEPEAEHYSCMIDLLGRAGKLSEAERLIDTMPFSPGSAAWAALLGACRKYGNMELAEKAANQFLQLEPTNAVPYVMLASMYSGARKWEEAARIRKLMRDRGIRKKPGCSWIELNKRVHVFVAEDNSHPRIKEIHMYLDEMFVKMKRAGYVPDVRWAFVKDDETGEQEKEIMLAHHSEKLAVAFGLLFTKHGEPLLVVKNLRICGDCHNAIKFMSAIARRKITVRDAYRFHCFEDGRCSCGDYW; encoded by the coding sequence ATGACCCAGTTCTCATGGACCCTGCAAAGCTTTCGCCAAATTTTGAAATCATGCATAGCCAACAAAGACCTCTTAACAGGAAAATCCCTCCATACTATCTACCTCAAATCTCTAGTACCTTCATCAACCTATCTCTCCAACCACTTCATCCTCCTTTACTCCAAATGCAACCTCCTAACCACTGCTCACCATGCTTTTAACCAAACCCATGAACCAAATGTCTTCTCTTTTAATGCTCTCATTGCCGCTTATGCAAAAGAATCACTCATTCATGTTGCACACCACTTGTTTGATCAAATACCCCAACCAGACCTTGTTTCTTTTAACACACTCATCAATTCTTACGCGGATCGTGGGGATACTTTATCCGCGTTAAGTTTGTTTAGGGAAATGAGAGAGATGGGTCTTGTCATGGATGGATTCACTTTTTCTGGAGTGATCACTGCTTGCTGCAATCATGTTGGTTTGATTAGACAGTTGCATTCTCTGGCCTTTTCGTCTGGTTTCGATTCCTATGTTTCTGTGAAAAATTCTCTGCTTACTTATTATAGTAAAAATGGGATTTTGGAGGAGGCAGAAATGGTGTTTAATGGGATGGGAGAGGAAGTTAGAGATGAGGTTTCTTGGAACTCTATGATTGTGGCATATGGGCAGCATAAAAGGGGGCTTAATGCTTTAGCATTGTATCGAGATATGGTTCATAGGGGTTTTGAAATTGATATGTTTACTCTAGCGAGTGTCTTAACGACTTTTTCATGTGTGGAGGATTTGTCCGGGGGGCTTCAGTTCCATGCTCAGTCGATCAAAACTGGGTTTAATAAAAATCGTCATGTAGGAAGCGGTTTGATTGACATGTATGCAAAGTGTGGAGCTGGCATGTCAGAATCAAGGAAAGTATTTGAAGAGATTTGTGGACCAGACTTGGTTGTTTGGAATACAATGATTTCTGGATATGCACAGAATAAGGAGCTATCTGTGGAGGCTCTTGAATGTTTTAGACAGATGCAGCGTGCAGGTTATTGGCCAGATGATTGTAGCTTTGTGTGTGTAATTAGCGCGTGCTCTAATTTGTCATCTCCTTCTCAGGGAAAACAGTTCCATGCATTAGCATTGAAATCTGAGatcccttcaaatcaaatttcagTAAATAATGCACTTGTGGCAATGTATTCAAAGTGTGGAAACCTTCAAGATGCAAGAAAATTATTTCATAGGATGCCCGAACATAACACTGTGACATTAAATTCCATTATTGCAGGCTATGCTCAACATGGGATTGGAACTGAATCACTAAACCTTTTCGAACAGATGCTTGCAGCTGGTATTGCCCCTACAAGTATAACCTTGGTTTCTATCCTTTCTGCTTGTGCACACACTGGAAGAGTAGAGGAGGGCGAgaagtattttaatatgatgaaaGATATATTTGGGATCGAACCTGAAGCAGAACATTATTCATGCATGATTGATCTTTTGGGTCGAGCTGGCAAGTTGAGTGAAGCTGAGAGGCTGATTGACACCATGCCCTTTAGCCCTGGATCTGCAGCTTGGGCTGCACTACTTGGTGCTTGTAGGAAATATGGAAATATGGAGCTAGCTGAGAAGGCAGCAAACCAGTTTTTGCAGCTGGAACCTACAAATGCTGTACCCTATGTCATGCTTGCAAGTATGTATTCCGGTGCCAGAAAATGGGAAGAGGCAGCAAGAATTAGAAAGCTTATGCGAGATAGAGGCATAAGGAAGAAACCAGGCTGTAGTTGGATTGAATTAAACAAAAGGGTGCATGTGTTTGTGGCTGAAGATAATTCGCATCCAAGGATAAAGGAAATTCACATGTACTTGGATGAGATGTTTGTCAAGATGAAGAGAGCTGGGTATGTGCCAGATGTGAGATGGGCTTTTGTTAAAGACGATGAAACAGGGGAACAAGAGAAAGAGATTATGTTAGCGCATCATAGCGAGAAGCTAGCAGTTGCATTCGGACTTCTTTTTACAAAACATGGGGAGCCTTTACTTGTGGTGAAAAACCTGAGGATATGTGGGGATTGCCACAATGCAATCAAATTTATGTCGGCTATTGCTCGTCGAAAAATTACTGTAAGGGATGCCTATAGATTTCATTGCTTTGAGGATGGGCGGTGCTCTTGTGGGGATTATTGGTGA
- the LOC133681888 gene encoding AP2-like ethylene-responsive transcription factor ANT isoform X2, which yields MKSMNNDDDNNNHNANWLGFSLSPQMKMEVPSGAGHHHQTQPPSAAIPTAIPTGFFHSQLPQLNYGIYYGVDDQGEHGGFYSPLPVLPLKSDGSLCMMDALTRTQPQATMVTTSTPKLEDFFGGATMGTHHYESNDREAMALSLDSSPSMYYHQDPDHEPNNQNCLNHLQQNPRQQQHQHIQVQHYPCYSNFRNNEMLVGEDAKQMAQASDCSLKLPNMGDDGITGMKNWVSRNYQGNHAMEQKMLRCMVENGGESGPNISAMAYGDLQCLSLSMSPGSQSSCVTGSLQVSPSVNDCAAMETKKRGPGKVDQKQIVHRKSIDTFGQRTSQYRGVTRHRWTGRYEAHLWDNSCKKEGQSRKGRQGGYDMEEKAARAYDLAALKYWGPSTHINFPLENYQNEIEEMKNMTRQEYVAHLRRKSSGFSRGASMYRGVTRHHQHGRWQARIGRVAGNKDLYLGTFSTQEEAAEAYDVAAIKFRGVNAVTNFVITRYDVERIMASSTLLAGELARRNKDIGPCDDASTNHSIPSTHNSNGESLPSQNSENESDWKMVLYQSSQQQLDHKASNVMDNYKTQAFLLSPENVIGIDCMSSVHQHEFEDSSKMGAHMSNASSLVTSLSSSREGSPDRASLPMLFGMPPSAASKLFTSPNGDVNSWIPSAAAAQLRPAVSSLPHAPVFAAWTDA from the exons atgaAGTCCATgaacaatgatgatgataacaataaCCATAATGCAAATTGGTTAGGCTTCTCTTTGTCCCCTCAAATGAAAATGGAGGTTCCATCAGGTGCTGGTCACCATCACCAAACACAGCCTCCCTCTGCAGCTATTCCTACTGCAATCCCAACAGGTTTTTTCCACTCCCAATTACCACAACTCAACTATGGCATTTACTATGGCGTTGATGATCAGGGTGAACATGGAGGGTTCTACTCTCCTTTGCCTGTTCTGCCACTCAAGTCTGATGGCTCACTTTGTATGATGGACGCTCTCACAAGGACACAGCCTCAAG cAACAATGGTAACTACTTCAACACCAAAACTAGAGGACTTCTTTGGTGGTGCAACTATGGGGACCCATCACTATGAAAGCAATGATAGAGAAGCTATGGCTCTTAGCTTAGACAGTAGTCCTAGTATGTATTATCACCAAGACCCAGATCATGAGCCCAATAACCAAAATTGTCTAAACCATCTTCAACAAAACCCCAGACAGCAGCAGCATCAACACATCCAGGTTCAGCACTACCCATGTTACTCTAACTTTAGGAACAACGAGATGTTAGTAGGAGAGGATGCTAAACAAATGGCTCAGGCGTCAGATTGCAGCCTTAAGCTTCCAAACATGGGAGATGATGGGATAACTGGCATGAAGAATTGGGTTTCGAGAAACTATCAAGGTAACCATGCCATGGAGCAGAAGATGCTTAGATGCATGGTAGAAAATGGAGGTGAATCTGGGCCAAATATTAGCGCAATGGCATATGGGGATTTGCAGTGTTTGAGCTTGTCAATGAGCCCTGGCTCCCAGTCAAGCTGTGTTACTGGTTCTCTGCAAGTCTCACCTTCTGTGAATGACTGTGCAGCCATGGAAACCAAGAAAAGAGGACCTGGAAAGGTGGATCAGAAGCAAATTGTTCATAGGAAGTCCATTGATACATTTGGGCAAAGAACTTCTCAATATAGAGGTGTTACAAG GCATAGATGGACTGGGAGATATGAAGCTCATTTATGGGACAACAGTTGCAAGAAAGAAGGTCAAAGCAGGAAAGGAAGACAAG gGGGTTATGATATGGAAGAAAAAGCTGCAAGAGCTTATGATCTAGCTGCACTCAAGTATTGGGGACCCTCTACTCATATCAATTTTCCT ctggaaaattatcaaaatgaaattgaagaaatgaagAACATGACTAGGCAGGAGTATGTTGCTCATTTGAGAAG GAAGAGCAGTGGATTCTCTAGGGGAGCTTCAATGTACAGAGGAGTTACAAG ACACCATCAACATGGAAGATGGCAAGCTCGGATTGGAAGGGTTGCCGGAAATAAGGACCTTTATCTAGGAACATTCA GCACCCAAGAGGAAGCAGCTGAAGCCTATGATGTTGCTGCTATAAAATTTCGTGGAGTTAATGCTGTGACCAACTTTGTCATAACAAGATATGATGTGGAACGAATCATGGCTAGCAGTACACTTCTAGCTGGGGAACTAGCCAGGCGAAACAAGGACATAGGACCTTGTGATGATGCTTCTACGAATCACAGTATTCCTTCTACTCATAACAGCAATGGGGAATCCCTGCCCTCACAGAACAGTGAAAACGAGTCAGACTGGAAAATGGTTCTCTATCAATCATCACAACAGCAACTGGATCACAAAGCCTCAAATGTTATGGATAATTACAAAACTCAGGCTTTCTTATTGTCCCCTGAAAATGTAATTGGAATTGATTGCATGAGCTCAGTTCACCAGCACGAGTTCGAAGACTCATCCAAGATGGGAGCTCACATGTCAAATGCTTCTTCATTGGTGACCAGTTTAAGTAGCTCTAGAGAAGGAAGCCCTGATAGAGCAAGCCTGCCAATGCTCTTCGGAATGCCGCCCTCAGCAGCATCCAAGTTGTTCACGAGTCCAAATGGTGATGTCAACTCTTGGATcccatcagcagcagcagcccaATTGAGGCCTGCAGTATCATCCTTGCCTCACGCCCCAGTATTTGCTGCTTGGACAGATGCGTAG
- the LOC133682158 gene encoding DUF21 domain-containing protein At2g14520-like isoform X1, whose product MGFEYRCCGAGFWSRVAVVAFLVLFAGMMSGLTLGLMSMSLVDLEVLAKSGTPNDRKHAIKILPVVKRQHLLLCTLLICNAAAMEALPVFLDSLVSAWGAILISVTLILFFGEIIPQAICSRYGLAIGAALAPVVQVLVMICFPIAYPISKLLDYLLGKGDMSLFRRSELETLVDFHGNEAGKGGELTRDETTIIAGALQLTGKTARDAMTPISETFSVDINAKFDRALMRLILEQGHSRVPVYHEQPRNIIGLVLVKNLLTVHPEDEVPVKNVTIRKIPRVSESMPLYDILNEFQKGHSHMAVVIREGSDAKQLAGENATHVRDVRVDIDGERHPPKICLKNKGIKKSKSSLSSEEKFEREAYKSKRWSNGVHSEVLHIDDNPLPVLTQGEAVGIITLEDVIEEILQEEIFDETDYRYECHH is encoded by the exons ATGGGGTTTGAGTATAGATGCTGTGGAGCTGGGTTCTGGAGTCGGGTCGCAGTTGTGGCTTTTCTAGTATTGTTTGCTGGGATGATGTCTGGACTTACGTTAGGACTCATGTCTATGAGCCTTGTTGATCTTGAGGTTCTCGCCAAGTCTGGAACGCCTAATGATCGTAAACATGcaa TAAAAATATTGCCGGTTGTTAAGAGACAGCATCTGTTGCTTTGTACCTTACTAATCTGCAATGCTGCTGCAATGGAG GCACTCCCTGTATTTTTGGATAGTTTGGTATCAGCTTGGGGTGCCATTCTTATCTCAGTGACCTTGATACTGTTCTTTGGTGAG ATTATACCCCAAGCTATTTGTTCTCGCTATGGTTTGGCAATCGGTGCAGCGTTGGCTCCAGTTGTCCAAGTTCTCGTCATGATTTGCTTTCCTATTGCATATCCAATAAGCAAG CTACTGGACTATTTGCTCGGGAAAGGAGACATGTCTCTTTTCCGCCGATCTGAGCTGGAGACGCTTGTTGACTTTCATGGCAATGAG GCTGGGAAAGGAGGAGAGCTAACTCGCGACGAAACAACGATCATTGCAGGGGCGCTTCAACTCACAGGGAAAACCGCAAGGGATGCAATGACTCCCATATCAGAAACGTTTTCTGTTGATATAAATGCTAAATTTGATAG GGCTCTGATGAGGTTAATTTTGGAGCAGGGGCATAGCAGAGTGCCAGTCTATCATGAGCAACCAAGAAACATTATTGGACTTGTATTG GTAAAAAACTTATTAACTGTCCATCCAGAAGATGAGGTTCCTGTGAAGAATGTCACTATTCGCAAAATCCCCAG GGTTTCAGAGTCAATGCCTCTATATGACATACTAAATGAGTTTCAGAAAGGTCATAGCCATATGGCTGTGGTCATAAGAGAGGGCAGTGACGCTAAGCAATTAGCTGGTGAAAATGCAACTCATG TGAGAGACGTGAGGGTCGACATTGATGGTGAAAGGCACCCACCGAAGATATGTTTGAAGAACAAAGGGATCAAGAAATCGAAGAGTAGTTTGTCTAGTGAAGAAAAGTTCGAGAGGGAAGCCTACAAGAGCAAGAGATGGTCAAATGGAGTCCACTCTGAAGTCCTGCACATTGATGACAACCCACTCCCGGTGCTTACCCAAGGGGAGGCTGTTGGCATAATAACACTCGAAGATGTCATTGAAGAGATACTACAA GAGGAGATTTTTGACGAGACAGACTATCGTTACGAGTGCCATCATTGA
- the LOC133682158 gene encoding DUF21 domain-containing protein At2g14520-like isoform X2, protein MGFEYRCCGAGFWSRVAVVAFLVLFAGMMSGLTLGLMSMSLVDLEVLAKSGTPNDRKHAIKILPVVKRQHLLLCTLLICNAAAMEALPVFLDSLVSAWGAILISVTLILFFGEIIPQAICSRYGLAIGAALAPVVQVLVMICFPIAYPISKLLDYLLGKGDMSLFRRSELETLVDFHGNEAGKGGELTRDETTIIAGALQLTGKTARDAMTPISETFSVDINAKFDRALMRLILEQGHSRVPVYHEQPRNIIGLVLVKNLLTVHPEDEVPVKNVTIRKIPRVSESMPLYDILNEFQKGHSHMAVVIREGSDAKQLAVRDVRVDIDGERHPPKICLKNKGIKKSKSSLSSEEKFEREAYKSKRWSNGVHSEVLHIDDNPLPVLTQGEAVGIITLEDVIEEILQEEIFDETDYRYECHH, encoded by the exons ATGGGGTTTGAGTATAGATGCTGTGGAGCTGGGTTCTGGAGTCGGGTCGCAGTTGTGGCTTTTCTAGTATTGTTTGCTGGGATGATGTCTGGACTTACGTTAGGACTCATGTCTATGAGCCTTGTTGATCTTGAGGTTCTCGCCAAGTCTGGAACGCCTAATGATCGTAAACATGcaa TAAAAATATTGCCGGTTGTTAAGAGACAGCATCTGTTGCTTTGTACCTTACTAATCTGCAATGCTGCTGCAATGGAG GCACTCCCTGTATTTTTGGATAGTTTGGTATCAGCTTGGGGTGCCATTCTTATCTCAGTGACCTTGATACTGTTCTTTGGTGAG ATTATACCCCAAGCTATTTGTTCTCGCTATGGTTTGGCAATCGGTGCAGCGTTGGCTCCAGTTGTCCAAGTTCTCGTCATGATTTGCTTTCCTATTGCATATCCAATAAGCAAG CTACTGGACTATTTGCTCGGGAAAGGAGACATGTCTCTTTTCCGCCGATCTGAGCTGGAGACGCTTGTTGACTTTCATGGCAATGAG GCTGGGAAAGGAGGAGAGCTAACTCGCGACGAAACAACGATCATTGCAGGGGCGCTTCAACTCACAGGGAAAACCGCAAGGGATGCAATGACTCCCATATCAGAAACGTTTTCTGTTGATATAAATGCTAAATTTGATAG GGCTCTGATGAGGTTAATTTTGGAGCAGGGGCATAGCAGAGTGCCAGTCTATCATGAGCAACCAAGAAACATTATTGGACTTGTATTG GTAAAAAACTTATTAACTGTCCATCCAGAAGATGAGGTTCCTGTGAAGAATGTCACTATTCGCAAAATCCCCAG GGTTTCAGAGTCAATGCCTCTATATGACATACTAAATGAGTTTCAGAAAGGTCATAGCCATATGGCTGTGGTCATAAGAGAGGGCAGTGACGCTAAGCAATTAGCTG TGAGAGACGTGAGGGTCGACATTGATGGTGAAAGGCACCCACCGAAGATATGTTTGAAGAACAAAGGGATCAAGAAATCGAAGAGTAGTTTGTCTAGTGAAGAAAAGTTCGAGAGGGAAGCCTACAAGAGCAAGAGATGGTCAAATGGAGTCCACTCTGAAGTCCTGCACATTGATGACAACCCACTCCCGGTGCTTACCCAAGGGGAGGCTGTTGGCATAATAACACTCGAAGATGTCATTGAAGAGATACTACAA GAGGAGATTTTTGACGAGACAGACTATCGTTACGAGTGCCATCATTGA